A genome region from Carassius gibelio isolate Cgi1373 ecotype wild population from Czech Republic chromosome A23, carGib1.2-hapl.c, whole genome shotgun sequence includes the following:
- the LOC127944701 gene encoding protein kinase C and casein kinase substrate in neurons protein 1-like, with amino-acid sequence MSGSYDESAVADEAMDSFWEVGNYKRAVKRTDDGHRLCNDLMSCLQERAKIEKSYSQQLTEWSKRWRQLIEKGPQYGSVERAWLAMMTEADKVSELHQEVKNGLMNEDVEKVKNWQKDSYHRQIIGGFKETKEAEEGFKKAQKPWAKKLKEMETAKKTYHMACKEEKLAAAREADASATPDQQKKLHEKTEKCKQDVQKAKEKYEKSLDELSKCTPQYMESMELVFDQCQQHEVKRLTFLKEVLLDIKRHLNLTENQNYSSVYREFERTILAANTQEDLKWFSNNHGPGMHMNWPQFEEYNPEATNAVAKREKKKPDGVAPATPNTEHAGQPGDRGSVSSYEKNQAYSTEWSDDEQPAGYSGNETNGGANSFEEDSSSRGGVRVRALYDYEGQEQDELSFKAGDELTKIEEEDDQGWCRGRLDSGQTGLYPANYVEEI; translated from the exons GTGGGAAATTATAAGCGCGCTGTGAAGAGAACTGACGACGGTCATCGACTCTGCAATGATCTGATGAGCTGTCTTCAGGAGCGTGCCAAGATCGAAAAGTCCTACAGCCAGCAGCTCACCGAATGGTCCAAAAGGTGGAGGCAACTGATCGAGAAAG gGCCTCAGTACGGCTCTGTGGAGCGGGCCTGGTTAGCCATGATGACAGAGGCCGATAAGGTGAGTGAACTTCATCAGGAGGTGAAGAACGGTCTGATGAACGAGGACGTGGAGAAGGTGAAGAACTGGCAGAAAGACTCCTACCACAGACAGATAATCGGTGGCTTCAAGGAAACCAAAGAGGCAGAGGAGGGCTTCAAGAAAGCCCAGAAACCCTGGGCCAAGAAACTCAAAGAG ATGGAGACGGCGAAGAAGACCTATCACATGGCTTGTAAAGAGGAGAAACTGGCTGCAGCGCGTGAGGCAGATGCGTCCGCGACTCCCGACCAGCAGAAGAAACTCCACGAGAAGACTGAGAAATGCAAACAGGACGTGCAGAAG gcgAAGGAGAAGTACGAGAAGTCTCTGGATGAGTTGTCGAAGTGCACACCTCAGTACATGGAGTCCATGGAGCTGGTGTTTGACCAATGCCAGCAGCACGAGGTCAAGCGCCTCACCTTCCTCAAAGAGGTCCTCCTGGACATCAAACGTCACCTAAACCTCACCGAGAACCAAAA CTATTCGTCCGTGTACCGTGAGTTTGAACGCACCATTCTGGCCGCCAACACACAAGAGGATCTCAAGTGGTTCAGTAATAATCACGGTCCTGGCATGCATATGAACTGGCCCCAGTTTGAG GAATATAACCCAGAAGCCACCAATGCTGTTGCCAAGAGAGAAAAGAAGAAGCCAGATGGAGTCGCTCCTGCTACTCCGAACACAGAGCATGCAGGTCAACCAGGAGACCGCGGCAG tgtgagcaGCTATGAGAAGAACCAGGCGTACTCCACTGAATGGTCAGATGACGAGCAGCCCGCGGGGTACTCGGGGAACGAGACCAACGGCGGAGCGAACTCTTTCGAGGAAGACTCCAGCAGCAGAGGAGGAGTGCGGGTGCGAGCCCTCTACGACTACGAAGGCCAGGAGCAGGATGAGCTAAGCTTCAAAGCAG GTGATGAGTTAACAAAGATCGAAGAGGAAGATGACCAGGGCTGGTGCAGGGGGCGTCTGGACAGTGGCCAGACAGGCTTATACCCGGCCAACTACGTTGAGGAAATCTGA